The Candidatus Methanomethylicota archaeon genome includes the window CCACACCAACTCTAAAAGAAATTAGGTGAAATACAAGCAATGATAGACACCTTGAAAAAAATGCAAAGCATGATACGAGAAATTCAGCAACTTCAGAGCATCTGTTATATATAGGTTGTATGAGAACTTTTAGTTCTGGTGTTGAGAGTTAGTAGTTGATTATTGCTTATACTATCGTTTACTGGTATTCTTTTGAAGTGTTTGCGATAAGCGCAAGATATTGTAGGGTTATGTTCGTGTTTCTCCTCCCAATAATGTCTTGGATGTAAGTTTTTATTTCTGGGGATAATCTCCCCAGTTTCAATAGTTTGTTCGTATAATCAATGTTCATAAAGTATTTGGTTTCAATGGATTGTGATGGATTACCATTCCTAATTTCTCTAGTATTATTTCTTGGGGCTTTATGTAATCTATCCTAACACCTTAATAATCATTGTAGACTATTGTTCTAGCCCTCGTATCCTCATCATTGATCCCCACTACAACTGCAAGAATCTTGTAAAAACCAAACTCTTACACCACCTTAAACTTGTACTCATCATCAATAACTCCATATCAATTACTTTTGGGTCTAATTATATTTTGATACAGTCCCCGCCCTCACATATTCAAACGAAAACGTTAAAGGATGGGAGTCTATATATGGAAGATATTATTGAAAATATATTTGTATATGATGTCTAGCTAAATTGATGGTGAAGGCAAGTATAAGGGGCGCATGAAATTGAGTGAGGGAATATGCATATATTGTGGTAGACCAGCTGATGGAAATATATGTGATAAATGCCTTTCGGAGAGGGATGTTGAGAGGTTAAAGAAGGAGGTTTTATTTAAAGTTGAAGGTAGGGTTAATTTAAATGAATTCAAGAAGTTCATATTGATATCCATAGCTAGACACAACCTATCAAATTTAGAGCAACACTTCAATCAAAGAAACCTATACCCAGAAATCTCTGGGAGAATATGGTTGAATGCCAATAGTAAAAGTGTTGTTGGAAGCTTCGAGATACATAGTGGTGAAATTGTGGATATAGTTAAAGCGGATGTTGTACATCAAATAACGTATAAGAGTAGGAGTAAGCACACAGTTTTGAAGTGGAAAGCAATATACAAAAGTGAGGGAATAATGAGTGGAATTGCCACGACACATGCACTGAAAAATTTGTATGATGCTGGTATAGATATAGATAAACTGAAAATAGAGTGTGTTAAATTAAATTTGACTTAGAAATGATGCTAGGAGATCCATGAGTATCCTTGGATATATTCCGAGGAGGACCGTGAAGAAGGCTAACACCATCATTGGAGCTAAAACGAGGATTGAAGGCTCATGTACATCCTCCAATTCACTCTTTAGAGGACCGAAGAATACTCTTCTAATAGTCCATAGAGCGTAGCCAGCAGTTAACACGCTACCCACAAGTCCAAGTGCAACCACAATAAGCCTCATAGCATCATGGGATTCTATAGCTCCATGGAAAGCTCCAGTGAAGATCATCCACTCACTCTGAAATCCATTTAATGGTGGAGTTCCAGCAATACCCAAAAACCCTATTAAAGCTGTAACTGCTGTTAGAGGCATCTTCTTAGCTAAACCACCAAACTTTGAAATACTCCTCAAACCATGAGTTTCAATAATTAATGCTCCAGCAACCATGAAGAGGATAGCCTTACAAGTTCCATGACTAACATAATGATACATGGCTCCACCAAGCCCAACGGGGTCAGCACTTGAAAGTCCCATTAATATGTAGCCCATTTGGGATACGCTGGAGTAAGCCAATAACCTCTTAATATCATCTTGTGCAAGAGCCATCGCCCCACCATAAACCATCGTTATAAGGGCCAATACACTTAGAGCCAAGCTAAATGAACCCCAAACATCTGGAAATGCTGAGTAAATTATCCTCACAGTTGCATATCCGCCAAGTCCAATCATTGCTGGTGATAATAGCGCACTTATGGGTGTTGGAGCCTCCGCATGTGCATCTGGAAGCCATGTGTGTAATGGGACTATAGCCATCTTAACTGCGAATCCGAAAAACATTACCACAACAGCCCACTTCAAGTATTCACTGGGATGCGTGAAGCGGCTTAGTGAAGCAATTAATGGAAGTTCGAAGGTTCCATATATCGAGTACAAAGTTAATATTCCTGCAAGCAATCCAAGTGCACCCACATGCGTATAGATGAAGTACTTCAATGCAATCTTCTCCCTCTCACCATAACCCCAAATGTTTATAAGAGCCCATGATGGTAGTAGCATAAGCTCCCAGAAGAAGTAGAATTGGATTAGATTTGTGGATAAGGCTGTTCCAATCATCCCTAGAGCGTAAAGTATGTATAGGGTGTAGTAGGCGGCATGTTGAGCTTTATCTTCACCTATATGGTGCTCCATGTAGGGCATTGAATATATTGAGACCACAGCGCAAAGCAATGTAATCGTGAATATTATGGGTAGACTTAAACCATCAACTAGGAAGCCGAAATTTAAACCTATGGATGGCACTAGGGGTATGAGGAGATGCACTGGACCTATTGAGGAAAATAATGGTATGAGCATTAGTGAAGCTATGAAGGAGTATAGTAGTGGGATGAAGGCAACCCAACCACACTTACTTCCAATCCATCTACCAGTAATGTATGTTATTGGTAGGAATATGGATAAGACCACTATAGTCGAGAATATTAAACCTTCAGCGAGCATCAGCACACCTCCACATCAAAATTGTAACATAATGTTATAGCTATATACAATATAAAACTTTTATGATTTAGTTGAAGCTAAATTATTCAGTACTTCACTCAAAACACTGGATTTAACTTCACCAATGACATTATGTATGAATTCATAGAGACGTTCAGATACTATGCCAGATTTAAATGCATTATCAAGAAGCTCCAAATCCAACACTTTAAATTCACCGTTAGGTTTAATGCATATATCAACTGCCAAATCAATATACCTCAATTTTCCAGGGTAAACTTCCACAGGAGTATTTATGTTCACGTAGGCTCCTATAAATCTGCCATCACTAGAGTAATATCTTGAAACATAATACCAATCGCCAAACCTTATTGTGGTTAGAATTTTATCCCCAACTTTCTTAGCAACATTCAAACCATCATATGAACCTGAAGATTTAACTTTCCTAACTATTTCCAATACATTGTCAAGAACTTTAATTGACTCAATATTGCCAAGCAATACGATTTCACCATTAAGCTTAACATGCTCCAAAAACTTTATACCTCCAATGAACTTACGTCTAGAATGCTCCAATTCAGAAAACATACTCTCCACATTAACTCCAAGTTTCATTGCCTCCTCAATTCTGTCAACAATATTGGATTGCAATTTACCGAGTGACTTAAAGTAGTGATGTGAATTAATTGTTGGAGTAACCTTCCTCCTAACATCATCTAAAACGTTTTTGGAATTATGGGGGAATAGGACATTCATAAGTGAATAACCTTCAATTAATAAGCTCCAAACAGGGGAATTCTTCACAGAATTCTGCAACCCCTCATACTTGCGAATTAAATTGGAAATCTCATTTAAAATATCATCCTTGGATGCACTCTTAAATGAAGATCTAAATATTACACCAAACCCCTCTGGGAGGATATCATAGTAAGGTTTTAGATCATCATCCACAACACCTTTACTACGAAGCCTCCTACTAATCTTCACCCCCTCACCCCTAAATATGACCACATATTCCCCAGCCAATCCTATACGTGTAGTCAATATGGGCTTACCAAAATTCACTGAACTCTTATCCACTTGAACAATAACATCATCACCAATCTTTAAAGGTTCATTATGTAGTTTTAAAGTTCCAATCAATCCATCCCCTATTGATATGTATGCAACACCCCTAACCTTGTCAATGGCTTCAACCCTACCCTTATAGATCCCCCTAACACTATAAGGCTCAACATTTATAATTGCATCAAAGAGATACTTGTGTAGAAGCCTCCTAACATCGTCTACAAGCCCCCTGGAAGCGAGTATGTGAACCCCATACTTATCTTCACGATCAAAGATATCAATATCGTAAGGCATAAACTCAGCTTCATCATCAATATTAAACCTATCCTCAGCTATCTTCGATGGTTGAACAACCCTATAACCCTCATCAATGAAAATCTTCGAGAGAGCTGTGGAGTAAATCCCCCTAACTCTAACTCTAATGGGATTCATGAAGCCAAATCACCCACACCATCACCCTAAACATCCAAGCAACTTCGATAAACCTTTAACATATCAATATAAACTGTCCAATTCCATTAATTAAAAGTAGAGCTATAAAAAGTTATGGGGTTTAATGAGCTCACAATACCCTAAGTATTATGAGGATTATCAATAATATTATTCCTAAAGCCATCCCCATAATGTTGAACGATGAAACGCCAGTTTGAATCCTCCTGAAAGCTTGGGAAAACGAT containing:
- a CDS encoding NADH-quinone oxidoreductase subunit M — translated: MLAEGLIFSTIVVLSIFLPITYITGRWIGSKCGWVAFIPLLYSFIASLMLIPLFSSIGPVHLLIPLVPSIGLNFGFLVDGLSLPIIFTITLLCAVVSIYSMPYMEHHIGEDKAQHAAYYTLYILYALGMIGTALSTNLIQFYFFWELMLLPSWALINIWGYGEREKIALKYFIYTHVGALGLLAGILTLYSIYGTFELPLIASLSRFTHPSEYLKWAVVVMFFGFAVKMAIVPLHTWLPDAHAEAPTPISALLSPAMIGLGGYATVRIIYSAFPDVWGSFSLALSVLALITMVYGGAMALAQDDIKRLLAYSSVSQMGYILMGLSSADPVGLGGAMYHYVSHGTCKAILFMVAGALIIETHGLRSISKFGGLAKKMPLTAVTALIGFLGIAGTPPLNGFQSEWMIFTGAFHGAIESHDAMRLIVVALGLVGSVLTAGYALWTIRRVFFGPLKSELEDVHEPSILVLAPMMVLAFFTVLLGIYPRILMDLLASFLSQI
- a CDS encoding DUF402 domain-containing protein, producing MNPIRVRVRGIYSTALSKIFIDEGYRVVQPSKIAEDRFNIDDEAEFMPYDIDIFDREDKYGVHILASRGLVDDVRRLLHKYLFDAIINVEPYSVRGIYKGRVEAIDKVRGVAYISIGDGLIGTLKLHNEPLKIGDDVIVQVDKSSVNFGKPILTTRIGLAGEYVVIFRGEGVKISRRLRSKGVVDDDLKPYYDILPEGFGVIFRSSFKSASKDDILNEISNLIRKYEGLQNSVKNSPVWSLLIEGYSLMNVLFPHNSKNVLDDVRRKVTPTINSHHYFKSLGKLQSNIVDRIEEAMKLGVNVESMFSELEHSRRKFIGGIKFLEHVKLNGEIVLLGNIESIKVLDNVLEIVRKVKSSGSYDGLNVAKKVGDKILTTIRFGDWYYVSRYYSSDGRFIGAYVNINTPVEVYPGKLRYIDLAVDICIKPNGEFKVLDLELLDNAFKSGIVSERLYEFIHNVIGEVKSSVLSEVLNNLASTKS